Genomic segment of Ewingella sp. CoE-038-23:
CTTGAGCGTCTGGCCGTGTTGCTTGATGGTAAGATCACCGACGCGGTTTACGCCGAAGTGGTCGGGCATGGCGAAGTGTGGTCTGCCCGCCTGATGGCCGCCGTATTGTCGAAAAAAGAGCTTCCTGCCGCGTGGCTCGACGCGCGCGAGTTCTTGCGCGCCGAGCGCGCCGCTCAGCCACAGGTGGATGAAGGTCGCTCTTATCCTTTATTACAGCAACTGCTGGCGCAACATCCTCAGCATTATCTGGTAGTTACCGGCTTTATCTCGCGCAACGATGCGGGCGAAACCGTGCTGCTGGGGCGTAACGGCAGTGACTACTCGGCCACGCAAATTGGCGCGTTGGCGGGGGTGAATCGCGTCACCATCTGGAGCGACGTCGCCGGTGTTTACAGCGCCGACCCGCGCAAAGTGAAAGATGCCTGCCTGCTGCCGTTGCTGCGTCTGGACGAAGCCAGCGAGCTGGCCCGTCTTGCCGCGCCAGTGCTGCATACCCGTACGCTTCAGCCGGTGTCCGGCAGCGATATCGACTTGCAGCTGCGCTGTAGCTATCAGCCGGAACAAGGCTCGACGCGCATTGAGCGCGTGCTGGCTTCCGGCACGGGCGCGAAAATCGTCACCAGCCACGACGATATCTGTCTGATCGAAATCGCTATCCCTAGCGAGCACGATTTCCAGCTGGCGCATAAAGACGTCGAGCTGCTGCTCAAACGCGCGCAAATCAAACCACTGGCCACCGGCATCCACCCGGATCGCAACCTATTGCAGCTTTGCTACACCTCAGAAGTGGTAAACAGCGCGCTGCTGGTGCTGGAAGAGGCCGGTCTGCCGGCGCGTTTATCGCTGCGTGAAGGTTTGGCGATGGTCGCGCTGGTGGGGGCCGGGGTGTGCAAGAACCCGCTGCACAGCCACCGTTTCTATCAAGAACTCAAAGACCAGCCGGTGGAATTCATCTGGCAAGCCGAAGATGGCATTAGTCTGGTTGCCGTGCTGCGTCTTGGGCCAACTGAGCATTTGATTCAGGGGCTGCATAAGACCCTGTTCCGCGCTGAAAAGCGTATCGGCCTGATGCTGTTTGGCAAAGGCAATATCGGTTCGCGCTGGCTTGAGCTGTTTGCCCGCGAGCAGAAAAACATTTCCGCCCGCAGTGGTTTTGAATTCGTGCTGGCCGGCGTGGTGGACAGTAAACGCAGTTTGCTCAACTACGACGGGCTGGACGCCAGTCGCGCCTTGGCCTTCTTTGAAGACGAAGCCCGCGATCACGATGAAGAATCGCTGTTCCTGTGGATGCGTGCTCACCCGTATGACGATTTGGT
This window contains:
- a CDS encoding bifunctional aspartate kinase/homoserine dehydrogenase II gives rise to the protein MNAIAVAAPAGSRQLHKFGGSSLADVKCYLRVAGIMAEYGNPGDMMVVSAAGSTTNQLISWLKLSQSDRLSAHQVQQALRRYHTELITGLLPPEMAEPLIAHFIQDLERLAVLLDGKITDAVYAEVVGHGEVWSARLMAAVLSKKELPAAWLDAREFLRAERAAQPQVDEGRSYPLLQQLLAQHPQHYLVVTGFISRNDAGETVLLGRNGSDYSATQIGALAGVNRVTIWSDVAGVYSADPRKVKDACLLPLLRLDEASELARLAAPVLHTRTLQPVSGSDIDLQLRCSYQPEQGSTRIERVLASGTGAKIVTSHDDICLIEIAIPSEHDFQLAHKDVELLLKRAQIKPLATGIHPDRNLLQLCYTSEVVNSALLVLEEAGLPARLSLREGLAMVALVGAGVCKNPLHSHRFYQELKDQPVEFIWQAEDGISLVAVLRLGPTEHLIQGLHKTLFRAEKRIGLMLFGKGNIGSRWLELFAREQKNISARSGFEFVLAGVVDSKRSLLNYDGLDASRALAFFEDEARDHDEESLFLWMRAHPYDDLVVLDVTASGDIADQYLDFASYGFHVISANKLAGASDSNKYRQIRDAFAKTGSHWLYNATVGAGLPINHTVRDLRESGDSILAISGIFSGTLSWLFLQFDGTLPFTELVDLAWQQGLTEPDPRVDLSGQDVMRKLIILAREAGYDIEPSHVRVESLVPEGCETGSVDQFFEDGEALNQQMLQRLEAAREMGLVLRYVARFDANGKARVGVEAVRDDHPLASLLPCDNVFAIESRWYRDNPLVIRGPGAGRDVTAGALQSDLNRLSQLL